From Paenibacillus polymyxa, the proteins below share one genomic window:
- a CDS encoding lipid II flippase Amj family protein, protein MLAWGFVFLLTIIIHTTDSLSYALRLGGLRARRIGLALTVAGMLLLVSRTSNMAQGPLLGGMVDQAKESAQLGGTDTRLELYMHGVLLAATVGTMFAILLYPTVVRMSARWIVHLEHTGSIPALIRHLMSRNRWKHAGYYIKRPSWSMLTSLISGVIPKRLIILNIAVTAIYTTGVVSALYASFLWPAQGTAMSMSSGLINGVATVLLTLLIDPRLAVLSEKTLRGELPLIRMNSVYGWMIISRLAGTLLAQLLLVPLAIWLGWVMS, encoded by the coding sequence TTGCTTGCCTGGGGTTTCGTTTTTTTACTAACCATCATCATTCATACTACCGATAGCTTGTCTTATGCTCTTCGGCTTGGTGGTTTGCGAGCACGTCGGATTGGATTGGCCTTAACCGTGGCCGGAATGCTGCTGTTGGTTTCACGCACCTCCAATATGGCGCAGGGGCCTTTACTTGGAGGGATGGTCGATCAGGCTAAAGAGTCAGCCCAATTGGGCGGAACGGATACGAGACTGGAACTGTATATGCACGGGGTATTGCTGGCCGCCACCGTTGGAACTATGTTTGCTATATTACTGTATCCAACAGTGGTGCGCATGTCAGCCAGATGGATTGTGCATTTGGAGCATACTGGATCTATTCCAGCTTTAATACGTCATTTAATGAGTCGAAATCGCTGGAAGCATGCAGGCTACTACATAAAGCGCCCTAGCTGGTCCATGCTTACCTCCCTGATCAGTGGAGTGATCCCCAAGCGTCTAATTATTTTAAATATTGCCGTTACCGCAATTTATACAACTGGAGTGGTATCTGCCTTGTATGCGTCATTTCTATGGCCCGCCCAAGGTACGGCAATGTCAATGTCGTCAGGCTTAATCAATGGCGTCGCAACGGTATTGTTGACCTTGTTAATTGATCCAAGATTGGCGGTGTTGTCAGAAAAAACGCTACGAGGGGAGCTACCCCTAATTCGGATGAATAGTGTGTACGGTTGGATGATCATCTCGCGTTTGGCAGGAACTTTATTAGCTCAGCTATTGCTGGTACCGCTAGCCATTTGGCTTGGGTGGGTGATGAGCTAG
- the msrA gene encoding peptide-methionine (S)-S-oxide reductase MsrA, producing MSTNNPNTVEKATFAGGCFWCMVSPFEEMPGILKVRSGYTGGHTENPTYEEVCSETTGHVEAVQITFDPQVFPYEKLLELFWQQIDPTDEGGQFHDRGSSYQTAIFYHNDEQRIKAEASKEALAQSGRFDKPIATSILPAATFYEAEEYHQDYHKKNPAHYKRYRKGSGREDFIEQNWAAKIDKSGLKDRLTPIQYEVTQKNATERPFQNEFWDHEAEGIYVDIVSGEPLFSSLDKYDAGCGWPSFTRPLRSYNVKEKTDLSHFMIRTEVRSREADSHLGHVFDDGPGPEGLRYCINSAALRFVPQEDLEREGYGAYKSLFEK from the coding sequence ATGAGCACCAACAATCCAAACACGGTAGAAAAGGCAACTTTTGCGGGCGGCTGCTTCTGGTGCATGGTCTCCCCTTTTGAGGAAATGCCCGGTATTTTGAAGGTTAGATCTGGATATACAGGGGGACATACCGAAAATCCTACCTATGAAGAGGTATGCTCTGAAACAACGGGACATGTGGAAGCCGTGCAGATTACATTCGACCCCCAAGTGTTCCCGTATGAAAAACTGTTGGAGTTATTTTGGCAACAGATTGATCCAACGGATGAAGGTGGACAATTTCACGATAGAGGTTCATCCTACCAAACGGCTATTTTCTATCATAATGATGAACAACGCATCAAGGCAGAGGCTTCCAAAGAAGCTCTCGCTCAAAGTGGCCGTTTTGACAAGCCCATTGCAACATCTATTCTGCCTGCCGCAACTTTTTATGAAGCAGAAGAATATCATCAGGACTATCATAAGAAAAACCCCGCTCACTACAAACGCTACCGCAAAGGGTCGGGACGTGAAGATTTTATTGAGCAAAATTGGGCTGCCAAGATTGATAAGTCCGGGCTCAAAGATCGGCTGACGCCTATTCAATACGAAGTAACACAAAAAAACGCGACCGAGCGCCCATTTCAAAATGAGTTTTGGGATCATGAAGCTGAAGGCATTTACGTGGATATCGTATCAGGAGAGCCTTTGTTTAGTTCACTGGACAAATATGATGCGGGTTGCGGCTGGCCTAGCTTTACCCGTCCGTTGCGCAGTTACAATGTCAAAGAAAAGACCGATCTCAGCCATTTCATGATTCGTACCGAGGTGCGAAGTCGCGAAGCAGACTCCCATTTAGGGCACGTATTCGATGATGGTCCAGGTCCAGAGGGTTTGCGTTATTGTATCAATTCTGCCGCGCTCCGCTTTGTGCCTCAGGAAGACTTGGAGCGTGAAGGATATGGAGCATATAAGTCATTATTTGAAAAGTAA
- a CDS encoding TVP38/TMEM64 family protein: protein MKKWLLPAAYVSLFCIAFIYRYDWLAWADKQTSFPVLLLLAFLFALIPFIPYKLIIASIAYAAGAWQGALICWLGTTFAALVVYSAVRTLFRDKGRAYLERVPALERFNQVMEKEPFTAVLLARLIPVIPQAAVNVYAGVAGFPFWSFMLGTAIGKLPAIAVYAYAGGTFAEHPITGLFILLLYTALVGGGFVLYRKRVRRANKT, encoded by the coding sequence ATGAAAAAATGGTTACTCCCCGCGGCTTATGTTTCGCTGTTCTGCATCGCGTTTATCTACAGATATGACTGGCTAGCATGGGCGGACAAACAAACCTCCTTTCCGGTTCTGCTGCTGCTCGCATTTTTATTCGCGTTAATTCCGTTCATCCCTTACAAGCTGATTATCGCTTCCATTGCTTATGCAGCAGGCGCCTGGCAAGGTGCTCTGATTTGCTGGCTTGGCACTACTTTCGCTGCGTTGGTCGTATACAGTGCCGTACGTACCCTGTTTCGTGACAAAGGACGTGCTTATTTGGAGCGTGTTCCCGCACTGGAGCGCTTCAATCAGGTCATGGAGAAAGAGCCTTTTACTGCTGTGCTACTGGCTCGCCTGATTCCAGTCATTCCTCAGGCAGCTGTAAATGTATATGCCGGAGTAGCAGGGTTTCCGTTCTGGAGCTTTATGCTAGGCACAGCGATCGGCAAGCTTCCCGCAATTGCAGTGTATGCTTATGCAGGCGGTACCTTTGCGGAACATCCAATCACGGGTTTGTTTATTTTACTGCTATATACTGCACTGGTAGGTGGCGGATTTGTACTTTACCGAAAAAGAGTTAGGCGCGCCAACAAAACATGA
- a CDS encoding TerC family protein yields the protein MDFLSIEFLTALLSIIVIDLVLAGDNAIVIGLAARNVDKANQKKVIIWGTVGAVIIRVIATVLVTYLLQIYGLRLVGGLALIYIAYKLLVEEKKHEISATNQMWAAIRTIIIADTMMGLDNVLAVAGAAHGDMLLVILGLAISVPIMVWGSTIILKLTERYPVVITIGAAVLAYTAAKMVVAEPLIAHWFANGVVKYGFEALVVVLVVAIGMRVKKIKSEKTKKEALHA from the coding sequence ATGGATTTTTTGTCAATTGAGTTTTTAACCGCATTATTGTCCATCATTGTCATTGATCTGGTGCTAGCTGGTGACAATGCGATCGTAATCGGCTTGGCGGCGCGGAATGTTGATAAGGCCAATCAAAAGAAGGTCATTATCTGGGGGACGGTGGGAGCAGTCATCATTCGTGTGATTGCTACCGTGCTGGTCACATACTTACTGCAAATATATGGATTGCGTTTGGTTGGGGGTCTCGCCCTTATCTATATCGCCTATAAGTTGTTGGTCGAAGAGAAAAAACATGAAATTTCAGCTACAAATCAGATGTGGGCAGCGATTCGCACCATTATTATTGCGGATACAATGATGGGACTCGATAATGTGCTTGCTGTTGCGGGAGCCGCTCATGGAGATATGCTACTTGTTATTCTCGGTCTGGCAATTTCCGTTCCGATCATGGTGTGGGGAAGCACGATTATTCTGAAACTGACAGAACGTTACCCGGTAGTGATTACGATTGGAGCCGCAGTATTAGCGTATACCGCTGCTAAAATGGTGGTGGCTGAGCCATTAATTGCACACTGGTTCGCAAATGGAGTCGTTAAATATGGTTTCGAAGCCTTGGTTGTAGTTTTGGTTGTAGCCATTGGGATGCGTGTTAAAAAAATAAAAAGTGAGAAAACAAAAAAGGAAGCATTGCACGCATAA
- a CDS encoding Gfo/Idh/MocA family protein, with protein MDKQIKTRVAIAGLGGIARKVYLPLLSAHQGVDIVGVMNRSQEPVSSTMEQYRLPRGTTDMKEMLAWEPEAVFIHAATEAHFDLVMACIEKGIAVYVDKPLSYDVRQNLEMTAFAEAQAVLLAVGFNRRFAPHYVAAKAWLEEVGGFSQCAAIKHRTGYDRRPAAQTVYDDLIHMLDLLLWLGGDDYEQLHSSLNTTSEGYMDAAFGTLRLGDAAGTYSMSRQAGADIEKLELHGAGRSVEVTNMEQAVFMQKNNLSQTQTFGSWDTILERRGFTGVVNHFLEHIHRPEKCAIQAGKVLESHMLAEELISRLRN; from the coding sequence ATGGACAAGCAAATCAAGACAAGAGTAGCGATTGCAGGATTGGGTGGTATCGCTCGTAAAGTGTACCTGCCGTTACTGTCTGCACACCAAGGCGTAGACATCGTAGGTGTCATGAACCGTTCACAGGAGCCGGTTAGTTCTACTATGGAGCAGTATAGACTACCTAGAGGAACGACGGATATGAAGGAAATGCTGGCATGGGAGCCGGAAGCTGTATTTATACATGCGGCCACCGAAGCACATTTTGACCTAGTCATGGCGTGTATTGAAAAAGGGATAGCGGTGTACGTGGATAAACCATTGTCCTATGATGTTCGTCAGAATCTGGAAATGACTGCTTTCGCGGAGGCACAGGCTGTACTGCTGGCGGTAGGTTTTAATCGGCGTTTTGCTCCGCACTATGTGGCTGCAAAAGCTTGGCTAGAGGAAGTGGGTGGTTTCAGTCAATGTGCGGCGATTAAACACCGAACTGGATATGATCGTAGACCGGCGGCACAGACGGTTTATGATGATTTAATTCACATGCTTGACTTGCTATTATGGCTGGGTGGCGATGATTATGAGCAACTGCATAGTAGTCTGAATACAACGAGTGAAGGTTACATGGACGCTGCATTTGGGACTTTGCGTTTGGGGGATGCTGCCGGTACATACAGTATGAGCAGACAGGCAGGGGCTGACATAGAGAAGCTGGAGCTTCACGGGGCAGGACGGTCTGTTGAGGTAACGAATATGGAACAGGCTGTTTTCATGCAAAAAAATAATTTATCACAAACTCAAACTTTTGGAAGTTGGGATACAATATTAGAAAGACGGGGATTTACCGGGGTGGTGAATCATTTTCTGGAGCATATTCATCGTCCGGAGAAGTGTGCGATACAAGCTGGAAAAGTCCTGGAAAGCCATATGCTGGCAGAAGAACTGATTAGTCGTTTGCGTAATTAA
- a CDS encoding alpha-N-arabinofuranosidase: MKGSVIVNTDWEQGIINKNIYGQFAEHLGRCIYEGLWVGQDSPIPHTDGIRNDVVEALKQLNIPVLRWPGGCFADEYHWKDGIGPKENRKRMVNTHWGGVVENNHFGTHEFFQLCELLNAEPYICGNVGSGTVQEMSEWVEYMTFDGESPMAAWRQENGREKPWKLKYFGVGNENWGCGGNMRPEYYADLYRCYQTYVRNYGENRIYRIAGGANVDDYRWTEVLMREAGHLMDGLSLHNYTIPGSWEGKRHAVGFDEAEWFETMKKSLHMDELITRHSAIMDQYDPDKRVGLIVDEWGTWFLTEPGTNPGFLYQQNTMRDALVAGLHLHIFHNHHDRVQMTNIAQMVNVLQAMVLTEGPAMLLTPTYHVFEMFKVHQDAQALAIHAKVGNYEYDGDSIPQVSVSASKAQDGFIHISLCNVHPGESANLSLELRGLEEVKEINGVVLASDDMQAHNTFDQPERVKKEAFTSYQLQEQHLDVTLPPMSVVMLTIAP; this comes from the coding sequence GTGAAGGGTTCTGTTATTGTAAATACCGATTGGGAACAGGGCATAATTAATAAAAATATTTATGGGCAATTTGCTGAGCATCTTGGACGATGCATTTATGAAGGCTTATGGGTGGGACAGGACTCTCCAATCCCTCACACTGACGGAATTCGAAATGATGTGGTAGAAGCGCTGAAACAGCTGAACATTCCTGTGCTGCGCTGGCCTGGGGGCTGTTTTGCGGATGAATATCATTGGAAAGATGGGATTGGACCGAAAGAAAACCGCAAAAGAATGGTAAATACGCACTGGGGCGGTGTGGTTGAAAATAACCATTTTGGTACACATGAGTTTTTCCAGCTGTGTGAGCTATTGAATGCAGAGCCGTATATTTGTGGGAATGTAGGCAGTGGTACAGTGCAGGAAATGTCGGAGTGGGTAGAGTACATGACCTTTGACGGGGAGTCCCCTATGGCTGCATGGCGTCAGGAAAACGGTCGTGAAAAACCTTGGAAGCTCAAATATTTTGGAGTAGGTAACGAAAACTGGGGCTGTGGCGGTAACATGCGCCCTGAATATTATGCCGACTTGTATCGCTGCTATCAGACATATGTCCGTAACTATGGAGAGAATCGCATTTATCGAATAGCTGGTGGGGCGAATGTGGATGATTACCGTTGGACCGAAGTGCTGATGCGCGAAGCCGGGCATCTGATGGACGGTTTGAGTCTACACAACTACACAATTCCGGGGAGTTGGGAAGGGAAACGACACGCAGTTGGTTTTGATGAAGCAGAATGGTTTGAGACGATGAAAAAATCATTGCATATGGATGAACTGATTACTCGTCACTCTGCCATTATGGACCAATATGATCCTGACAAACGGGTCGGGCTGATCGTCGATGAATGGGGAACTTGGTTCCTGACCGAGCCGGGTACCAATCCTGGCTTCCTTTATCAGCAAAATACGATGCGGGATGCGCTGGTAGCCGGACTACACCTGCACATATTCCATAATCATCATGATCGTGTGCAAATGACCAACATTGCTCAAATGGTCAACGTTTTGCAAGCGATGGTTTTGACAGAAGGCCCTGCTATGCTGTTGACGCCGACATACCATGTATTTGAAATGTTCAAAGTGCATCAGGATGCACAAGCACTGGCAATTCATGCGAAGGTAGGCAACTATGAGTATGATGGAGATTCCATCCCACAAGTAAGTGTGTCCGCCTCTAAGGCACAAGATGGCTTTATTCATATAAGCTTATGCAACGTCCATCCAGGTGAATCGGCAAATTTGAGCCTTGAACTAAGAGGGCTCGAAGAGGTTAAGGAGATCAATGGTGTTGTCTTAGCCAGTGACGATATGCAGGCACATAATACATTTGATCAGCCAGAGCGGGTGAAAAAGGAAGCTTTTACATCTTATCAACTGCAAGAACAGCATTTGGATGTTACGCTGCCACCAATGTCAGTTGTGATGCTGACGATTGCTCCGTAA
- a CDS encoding AraC family transcriptional regulator, translating into MSIIEPCQVLTAGYSFHRKPFYSNQPDGIKNYLFRLQTDGRCQARIDGKMTRIEAGDLLLFNPTEPYELDIHSELNPMGEQVVESGDYHIFFGGPWVDEWWNHHKRPNRIKVQLTEALLGLFRQLVLEQRRISNPYPEISSYYIRILCLEFDRILSEQPIATHHNYLAYQIKNYIEENASSNFKLDDVSSHVGISVSRAVHLFKETFDTSIMQYTLDIRLNMARERIIFSPMSLEQAAESSGFANYTYFHRVFRSRFGMSPKEFRLIHREQL; encoded by the coding sequence ATGTCTATCATTGAGCCTTGCCAGGTTCTTACCGCAGGCTATTCCTTCCACCGTAAGCCCTTTTATTCGAACCAGCCTGATGGAATCAAAAATTATTTATTCCGTCTGCAAACAGATGGACGCTGTCAAGCACGCATTGACGGGAAAATGACACGGATTGAGGCAGGTGATCTGCTGCTGTTCAATCCAACCGAGCCTTATGAACTGGATATTCACAGTGAGTTGAATCCCATGGGAGAACAGGTTGTTGAAAGTGGGGATTATCACATTTTTTTCGGTGGTCCGTGGGTAGATGAGTGGTGGAATCATCACAAACGTCCCAACCGAATTAAGGTTCAACTCACAGAAGCCCTGCTTGGTCTATTTCGTCAGCTCGTGTTGGAGCAGCGACGTATTTCTAATCCTTACCCGGAAATATCAAGCTATTACATACGCATTTTATGTTTGGAGTTTGACCGTATACTATCTGAGCAGCCCATTGCTACTCATCATAACTATCTTGCTTATCAGATAAAAAATTATATTGAAGAAAATGCATCATCTAATTTTAAGCTGGATGATGTCTCTTCACACGTTGGAATCAGCGTATCACGAGCGGTACACCTTTTTAAAGAAACGTTCGATACGAGCATTATGCAGTACACACTGGACATCAGGCTCAACATGGCAAGGGAGCGTATCATTTTCAGTCCCATGTCACTGGAACAAGCCGCCGAATCGTCAGGATTTGCTAACTACACATACTTTCATCGTGTATTTCGTTCCCGCTTTGGTATGTCGCCCAAGGAATTCAGGTTGATTCATCGCGAGCAATTGTAG
- a CDS encoding sugar phosphate isomerase/epimerase family protein — MTKVGLQLYTVREEIEQDFEGTLRKVAELGYKGVEFHNFFGRSAKDVRALLDELNLEVVGTHIQYSRLLHHLDEEIAYHKELGNKYLIVPYLTEEEREWDDLFVNLNHIGEKVKEHGLILAYHNHDFELTEKINDRPVFDALYDAVPDDLLQVEMDTCWVYYGGYDPVEYIGRYRGRLPIIHLKDMARDEQQKAITVELGKGEVQLQAITDAAIEAGVDWVVVEQDFSSNPPIESIETSMKWLQQYAAQGGNIHV; from the coding sequence ATGACTAAAGTAGGATTGCAATTATACACAGTTAGGGAAGAGATTGAACAGGATTTTGAAGGTACATTGCGCAAGGTAGCTGAGCTGGGCTACAAAGGGGTTGAGTTTCATAACTTTTTCGGACGTAGTGCCAAGGATGTCAGAGCGCTTTTGGATGAGCTGAATCTGGAGGTTGTCGGAACCCATATACAATACAGCCGCTTGCTGCATCATTTGGATGAGGAAATTGCATATCACAAAGAATTGGGCAATAAATACCTCATTGTTCCTTATTTAACCGAAGAAGAGCGGGAGTGGGATGACCTTTTTGTTAATCTGAATCATATTGGTGAAAAAGTAAAGGAGCATGGGTTGATACTCGCCTATCACAATCATGATTTTGAACTAACAGAGAAAATCAATGATCGCCCGGTATTCGATGCTCTATATGATGCGGTTCCCGATGATTTGTTACAGGTCGAAATGGATACTTGTTGGGTATACTATGGAGGCTATGATCCAGTGGAATACATCGGACGATATCGTGGACGCCTACCTATCATTCACTTAAAGGATATGGCACGTGACGAGCAGCAGAAAGCAATTACTGTAGAGTTAGGCAAAGGAGAAGTGCAGCTTCAGGCTATTACAGACGCCGCTATTGAAGCAGGTGTGGATTGGGTTGTCGTGGAACAGGATTTCAGCTCAAATCCTCCAATCGAAAGCATTGAAACCAGTATGAAGTGGCTCCAACAATACGCAGCTCAAGGAGGAAATATTCATGTCTAA
- a CDS encoding Gfo/Idh/MocA family protein: MSKTLKIGIIGCGGIANGKHLPSLAKQKRAEIIAFCDIIPERAEEAAEKYGAEGSQVYSDYRQLLENKDIEVVHVCTPNDSHSEITVAALEAGKHVLCEKPMAKTAEQAREMLDAANRTGKKLSIAYQNRYRDDSLYLKQLVEQGELGEIYLGKAIALRRRAVPTWGVFLDEEKQGGGPLIDIGTHALDLTLWLMDNYKPKSVLGSTFHKLGDRKNAANAFGPWNPDEFKVEDSAFGFITMQNGATIVLESSWALNVVEFGEAKTLLCGTEGGADMQDGLRINGEKNSRLFDTKIDLNAGGVAFYSGETENEADREARLWIESILDDKELLVKPEQALVVTEILEAIYESARTGKAVYFD, encoded by the coding sequence ATGTCTAAAACACTCAAGATCGGGATTATCGGTTGTGGGGGCATTGCCAACGGCAAACACTTGCCGAGTCTTGCCAAGCAAAAGAGAGCAGAAATCATTGCATTCTGTGACATTATACCAGAACGTGCTGAAGAGGCTGCTGAAAAGTATGGTGCAGAAGGATCGCAAGTTTATAGCGATTACCGTCAGTTGCTAGAAAATAAAGACATTGAAGTTGTACATGTATGTACCCCTAACGACTCGCACTCAGAAATTACAGTAGCGGCGCTGGAGGCAGGTAAGCATGTGCTATGTGAAAAGCCGATGGCTAAAACTGCTGAGCAGGCACGGGAAATGCTTGATGCGGCCAACCGTACAGGCAAAAAGCTGTCCATTGCTTATCAAAATCGTTATCGTGATGACAGTCTGTATCTGAAGCAATTGGTCGAGCAAGGAGAGCTTGGTGAGATTTATCTGGGTAAAGCCATTGCTCTACGCCGCCGTGCGGTTCCAACCTGGGGAGTGTTCTTGGATGAAGAGAAACAGGGGGGTGGCCCGCTTATTGATATCGGCACACACGCACTCGACCTGACACTTTGGCTGATGGATAATTACAAGCCTAAAAGCGTACTAGGTTCAACCTTCCATAAGCTGGGAGACCGAAAAAATGCAGCAAACGCTTTTGGACCGTGGAATCCTGATGAATTTAAAGTAGAGGACTCAGCTTTTGGATTCATCACCATGCAAAATGGAGCTACAATTGTATTGGAATCCAGCTGGGCATTAAATGTTGTAGAGTTTGGTGAAGCCAAGACGTTGTTATGCGGTACCGAAGGCGGAGCAGATATGCAGGATGGATTGCGCATTAACGGAGAAAAGAATAGCCGTTTGTTTGATACAAAAATAGATCTGAATGCAGGAGGAGTTGCCTTTTACTCCGGTGAAACGGAAAATGAAGCAGACCGTGAAGCCCGTCTGTGGATCGAATCTATTCTGGACGACAAAGAACTTCTTGTGAAGCCGGAGCAGGCACTGGTTGTTACTGAAATTTTGGAAGCCATCTATGAATCGGCCCGCACGGGAAAAGCAGTTTACTTTGACTAA
- a CDS encoding sugar phosphate isomerase/epimerase family protein codes for MKLGVFMVLFGGRSLEEALDYVASQGLDAVEIGTGGNPGDKHCKPDELLENDTALKNFKKAVESRGLTISALSCHGNPLHPQKHLAQADHDAFLKTVRLAEKLEVPVVNTFSGCPGDHEDAKYPNWPVAPWPNDFQEVLKWQWENKIIPYWTETGKFAADHHVKIGLELHGGFSVHTPATLLRLREAAGEVIGANLDPSHMWWQGIDPVQAVQILGREGAIHHFHAKDTTIDPINVNKYGLTDMQEYTNMLDRAWQFRTVGYGHDVKTWADIISALRLVGYDYVVSIEHEDGLMSVEEGFTKAVHNLRQVLIEEPLSEMWWV; via the coding sequence TTGAAACTTGGAGTATTTATGGTGCTGTTTGGTGGACGTTCGCTAGAGGAGGCGCTGGATTATGTGGCTTCTCAGGGATTGGATGCTGTAGAAATTGGAACAGGTGGCAACCCGGGAGATAAGCATTGCAAGCCTGATGAGCTGCTGGAGAACGATACGGCGCTCAAAAATTTTAAAAAGGCAGTAGAATCTCGCGGACTAACGATTAGCGCGCTTAGCTGTCATGGCAATCCGCTTCACCCACAAAAGCATTTGGCACAGGCAGATCATGATGCATTTTTGAAAACCGTCCGATTGGCAGAAAAGCTGGAAGTTCCTGTCGTGAACACTTTCTCAGGCTGTCCGGGGGATCACGAGGACGCGAAGTATCCAAACTGGCCCGTGGCTCCGTGGCCTAATGATTTTCAGGAAGTATTGAAGTGGCAATGGGAGAATAAAATTATTCCTTACTGGACCGAGACAGGTAAATTTGCAGCAGATCACCATGTTAAAATAGGGCTGGAGTTACACGGGGGCTTCTCCGTGCATACACCAGCAACCTTACTTCGTTTGCGTGAAGCGGCAGGAGAGGTCATTGGTGCTAATTTGGATCCGAGCCATATGTGGTGGCAGGGAATTGATCCCGTACAGGCGGTTCAAATTTTGGGACGAGAGGGAGCCATCCACCATTTCCATGCCAAGGATACGACGATTGATCCGATCAATGTTAATAAATACGGACTTACTGATATGCAGGAGTATACGAATATGTTAGATCGAGCATGGCAGTTCCGTACTGTGGGCTATGGTCATGATGTAAAAACCTGGGCAGATATTATCAGTGCTCTGCGTTTGGTGGGATACGATTATGTAGTAAGTATTGAGCATGAAGACGGTCTGATGTCTGTAGAAGAAGGCTTTACTAAGGCTGTCCATAATCTTCGCCAGGTCCTGATTGAAGAACCGCTGAGCGAGATGTGGTGGGTCTAA
- a CDS encoding ThuA domain-containing protein, which produces MINVTIWNEFLNEKLNEEAKRIYPNGIHQALADGLADEGFAIRTATLRDNAEHGLGEEILNSTDVLLWWGHKAHDQVSDEVTARVVKRVQEGMGLIVLHSGHFSKPFKALMGTSCDLKWRVAGEQEIIWSVNPLHPIAEGIDAKILLEQEEMYGEFFDIPAPDELVFISNFEGGEVFRTGCTFHRGSGKIFYFRPGHETYPTYYQPDILKVIANSIRWASPTSNKKPIYGRSEPVRPLGGVLV; this is translated from the coding sequence ATGATTAACGTCACCATTTGGAATGAATTTCTGAACGAGAAGTTAAATGAAGAAGCCAAACGGATTTATCCTAACGGCATACACCAAGCATTGGCTGACGGCTTGGCAGATGAAGGTTTTGCCATTCGAACAGCTACTCTGCGTGATAATGCCGAGCATGGTTTGGGAGAAGAAATCCTCAATTCCACAGATGTGCTGCTGTGGTGGGGACATAAAGCCCACGACCAGGTGAGCGATGAAGTTACAGCGCGTGTCGTCAAGCGTGTGCAGGAAGGGATGGGCCTCATCGTACTGCACTCAGGCCATTTTTCTAAGCCATTTAAAGCTCTGATGGGCACCAGTTGTGATTTAAAATGGAGAGTTGCAGGCGAGCAGGAGATTATTTGGTCAGTAAATCCGTTACATCCCATTGCAGAAGGGATAGACGCCAAAATTCTCTTAGAGCAGGAAGAGATGTATGGAGAGTTCTTTGATATTCCTGCGCCGGATGAACTGGTCTTTATCAGTAACTTTGAAGGCGGCGAAGTATTTAGAACTGGATGCACCTTCCATCGAGGCAGTGGTAAAATATTTTATTTCAGACCAGGGCATGAAACCTATCCAACTTATTACCAACCTGATATTTTGAAGGTCATTGCTAACAGCATCCGTTGGGCTTCTCCGACAAGTAATAAAAAACCAATATATGGTAGGAGTGAACCAGTAAGGCCTCTTGGTGGAGTGTTGGTATAG
- a CDS encoding winged helix-turn-helix transcriptional regulator, with translation MQKKVKNLESQPQFTKMCPRFETAFSCLGKRWNGLIIQSMMSGPKRFKDISNLIPTMSDKMLSERMKDLENEGILTRHVYPETPVRIEYELTTKGRALQPVMEQIQFWAEEWIR, from the coding sequence ATGCAAAAGAAGGTGAAAAATTTGGAGAGTCAACCGCAATTTACAAAAATGTGTCCGCGTTTTGAAACCGCCTTTTCATGTCTGGGTAAGCGCTGGAATGGATTGATTATTCAATCCATGATGAGCGGTCCCAAGCGGTTTAAGGATATTTCCAATCTGATTCCCACAATGAGTGACAAAATGTTATCAGAGCGGATGAAGGATCTGGAAAATGAAGGGATTCTTACACGCCATGTATATCCGGAAACTCCTGTCCGCATTGAATATGAGCTAACCACCAAAGGTCGTGCACTTCAGCCGGTTATGGAGCAGATTCAATTTTGGGCTGAGGAATGGATTAGATGA